From the genome of Mycobacterium kansasii ATCC 12478:
GCACCATGAACCATCTCGCGTTCCACGTTCCGGCCGAAAAGTTCGACGCGTACCGGCAGCGGCTGAAGGACAAGGGGGTGCGTGTCGGCCCGGTGCTCAATCATGACCACAGCGAGATGCAGGTCTCGGCGACCGTGCATCCGGGGGTGTACGTGCGCTCATTCTATTTCCAGGATCCCGATGGCATCACCCTTGAATTTGCATGCTGGGTAAAGGAATTCACCGAGAGCGACACCCCTGCCGTCCCCCGGACGGCAGCCGACCGGCGCCCCGCGGCGGTGGCTAGCAAGCCGTGACAGAC
Proteins encoded in this window:
- a CDS encoding VOC family protein, which translates into the protein MIKPHNTNTEFELGGINHVALVCSDMARTVDFYSNILGMPLIKSLDLPGGQGQHFFFDAGNGDCVAFFWFADAPDRVPGISSPGAIPGIGDITSAVSTMNHLAFHVPAEKFDAYRQRLKDKGVRVGPVLNHDHSEMQVSATVHPGVYVRSFYFQDPDGITLEFACWVKEFTESDTPAVPRTAADRRPAAVASKP